The following proteins come from a genomic window of Elusimicrobiota bacterium:
- a CDS encoding thermonuclease family protein, whose amino-acid sequence MRLRPWVAGVSLAALGFVARAEANPPPFEGQVKSISSGDAITLLVDGRSVRVRLADAQCPRPHQPFFKFAKRHTYELLFGTPVRVEVVSVGKNGVVVGRVKTLRGHSLSESLVKEGLAWWDRRGAPDDRRLEKLEFKARKAKRGLWSDDNPTPPWEALKK is encoded by the coding sequence ATGAGGCTTCGCCCTTGGGTCGCGGGGGTTTCGCTGGCGGCGCTCGGCTTCGTCGCCCGGGCCGAGGCCAACCCCCCGCCGTTCGAGGGGCAGGTGAAGTCCATCAGTTCCGGGGACGCCATCACCCTGCTGGTCGACGGGCGATCCGTTCGGGTCCGTCTGGCGGACGCGCAGTGCCCGCGCCCCCACCAGCCTTTTTTTAAATTCGCCAAACGGCACACCTACGAATTGCTCTTCGGCACACCGGTGCGGGTGGAGGTCGTCAGCGTCGGAAAAAACGGCGTCGTGGTGGGGCGCGTGAAGACCTTGCGGGGTCATTCCCTCAGCGAAAGTCTTGTGAAGGAAGGGTTGGCCTGGTGGGATCGGCGCGGCGCCCCCGATGATCGGCGGCTGGAAAAGCTGGAATTCAAAGCCCGCAAAGCCAAACGCGGCCTCTGGTCGGACGACAACCCCACGCCGCCTTGGGAGGCGTTGAAGAAATAA
- a CDS encoding lamin tail domain-containing protein encodes MARRGLWTIALLASPLTAGVLINEVSFDTSPGPDWVELFNASTAPCSIEGWSLDDSDTASGNHVSLSVSTPLPAGAFLVVYIEAVGVDDTDFSDGKGVYHAGTGPTVALAATEDELSLYNTTAPIPVGLVDFVAWVTQPPYGGALDASTAAARGLWPAETAVDLEDVGSNYALGRARDGQDTDTTAEWRAFSRPTPGEPNQPPPSTYSEALRADPRRRAFSPLDGDPFYQTTALFFDAGSSGAVKSLRVFDVSGRSVRRLVEHDRVVDGTDLSGLASGSVVWDGRDDEGTVVPVGLYVAVFEAADPGGSQRRGRAVVAVGRPR; translated from the coding sequence ATGGCGCGAAGGGGGTTGTGGACGATCGCCCTCCTCGCGTCGCCCCTGACCGCCGGGGTCCTCATCAACGAAGTTTCCTTCGACACCTCCCCCGGTCCCGACTGGGTGGAACTTTTCAACGCCTCCACCGCCCCGTGTTCCATCGAGGGCTGGTCCCTGGACGACAGCGACACCGCTTCGGGAAACCACGTGAGCTTGTCCGTTTCCACGCCCCTGCCGGCCGGCGCGTTCTTGGTCGTTTATATCGAGGCGGTCGGCGTCGACGACACGGATTTTAGCGACGGAAAAGGAGTGTACCACGCGGGGACCGGGCCGACGGTGGCCCTGGCCGCCACCGAAGACGAATTGAGTTTGTACAACACCACCGCCCCGATCCCGGTGGGGTTGGTGGATTTCGTGGCCTGGGTCACCCAGCCGCCCTACGGGGGCGCCTTGGACGCTTCCACCGCCGCGGCCCGGGGTCTCTGGCCGGCCGAGACGGCCGTGGATTTGGAGGACGTGGGGTCCAACTACGCCCTGGGGCGCGCCCGAGACGGACAGGACACCGACACGACGGCGGAGTGGCGGGCTTTCTCACGGCCGACGCCCGGGGAACCGAACCAACCCCCGCCGTCGACCTATTCCGAAGCCTTGCGGGCGGATCCGCGCCGGCGGGCCTTCTCCCCTTTGGACGGGGATCCGTTTTATCAAACGACGGCCTTATTCTTCGACGCCGGCTCTTCCGGGGCCGTCAAGTCCCTTCGGGTTTTCGACGTCAGCGGCCGCTCCGTACGGCGTTTGGTCGAGCACGACCGCGTCGTCGATGGAACCGACCTGTCGGGGTTGGCGTCGGGGTCCGTGGTCTGGGACGGACGCGATGACGAAGGCACGGTGGTGCCCGTGGGGCTCTACGTGGCCGTCTTTGAGGCCGCGGACCCGGGCGGGTCCCAACGGCGGGGACGGGCGGTTGTGGCGGTGGGGCGACCGCGGTGA
- a CDS encoding methyltransferase domain-containing protein, with translation MKRRLIFFPFDLFSHYLRCLPLADAVRNDFDIHFTASRHEGANQRVRGAGYSLVACQSIDAERMSVLESRLDHSWMRQEELEPIFLDQVRVLRELKPDLVISDFSITLPMAAELTHTPCVTLMVGHLSQHYRFARPGPAAHPGIKWLRRLHCPRPLETALTTLGEKVEFRIMHRGVRAIRKKHQLRSRAHYLDEIEGDHNLITDVEDFSPMNNLPGNFTYIGPIFHRDPTPESDVLERLDPGKKTVLITLGTFWKSDELYTLFNDPAFRSYNVVLAGKPGVSMAPPVVVKPFINLEALLPRTDLVICHGGDATVYQCVAHGTPLLGLPFQGEQTWSLERVARLGLGEALRFPLPVHQLLGKIRYWIDRKRIEGERYQRFSQKISLESTQRRFRETLLHLNERTHCGLCRGGTYEGSREIANVPSDVRRYANEFFTVWRCGACAAIHSLRTMDLTDYYADYPYDQIGSNPFIQRAVGNLSRLLRRYGIKKNARLLLSAPFVGVHAEILRREGFESITVLPRQKPGEPPPVLPLGAYDAVVFLGTLEDIDHPGALLRQTATSLAPEGRVFLQCPDAGRIDLSRVNAHRHDLHQPYHLHVFSKIILFRLAREAGLELVDLQWRHFWDTLFPFVNIRTVHSLSRMTDRSLDSTIVLSEIKFRRWWHWPALLFNGFFGGLFRKNVWMWAVFERPKPP, from the coding sequence GTGAAACGCCGACTGATTTTTTTTCCTTTCGACCTTTTTTCACATTACCTGCGCTGTTTGCCCTTGGCCGACGCCGTTCGAAACGATTTTGACATTCACTTCACCGCCTCCCGACACGAAGGGGCCAACCAACGCGTGCGCGGCGCCGGTTATTCTTTGGTGGCCTGCCAAAGCATCGATGCGGAACGAATGTCAGTGCTCGAGAGCCGGCTCGACCATTCGTGGATGCGCCAGGAAGAATTGGAGCCAATTTTTCTCGACCAAGTGCGCGTCCTTCGTGAGCTGAAACCGGATCTGGTGATCAGCGATTTTTCCATCACACTCCCCATGGCCGCCGAATTGACGCACACCCCGTGCGTCACGTTGATGGTCGGTCATCTGTCGCAACACTACCGATTCGCACGCCCCGGACCAGCGGCCCATCCCGGAATCAAATGGCTCCGCCGTCTCCATTGCCCCCGACCCCTGGAAACGGCGCTGACAACGCTCGGGGAGAAAGTGGAGTTTCGAATCATGCACCGCGGGGTGCGCGCGATTCGAAAAAAACACCAACTCCGATCCCGGGCGCATTATCTGGACGAGATCGAGGGCGACCACAACCTTATCACCGACGTGGAAGATTTTTCTCCGATGAACAATCTGCCGGGAAATTTCACTTATATTGGTCCGATTTTCCACCGCGACCCCACCCCCGAAAGCGATGTCCTTGAACGGTTGGATCCAGGTAAAAAAACCGTTTTGATCACCCTCGGCACTTTTTGGAAAAGCGACGAACTCTACACGCTCTTCAACGACCCCGCGTTTCGATCGTACAACGTGGTGTTGGCGGGGAAACCCGGCGTTTCTATGGCTCCGCCGGTTGTCGTCAAACCGTTCATCAATCTCGAAGCCCTTTTGCCCCGCACGGACTTGGTGATCTGCCACGGGGGCGACGCCACCGTTTACCAATGCGTGGCTCACGGCACGCCCCTCCTCGGCTTGCCCTTTCAAGGGGAGCAAACCTGGAGTCTCGAGCGCGTCGCCCGCCTCGGCCTGGGGGAAGCCCTCCGCTTTCCTCTGCCGGTCCATCAACTGCTCGGAAAAATCCGTTATTGGATCGATCGAAAACGGATTGAAGGGGAACGATATCAGCGTTTCTCTCAAAAAATCAGCCTCGAGTCCACCCAGCGGCGGTTCCGAGAAACCCTGCTTCACTTGAACGAGAGAACCCACTGCGGTCTTTGCCGCGGGGGCACTTACGAAGGCAGCCGCGAAATCGCCAATGTGCCCAGCGACGTGAGGCGATACGCCAATGAGTTTTTCACCGTTTGGCGGTGTGGCGCCTGCGCGGCGATTCACTCCCTCCGCACGATGGACTTGACGGATTATTACGCCGATTATCCCTACGATCAAATCGGCAGCAACCCCTTTATCCAGCGAGCGGTCGGCAACCTGTCACGTCTCCTCCGCCGTTACGGAATTAAGAAAAACGCGCGCCTTCTTCTAAGCGCCCCTTTCGTTGGCGTGCACGCGGAGATCCTCCGTCGGGAGGGGTTTGAGTCAATCACGGTTTTGCCACGACAAAAACCCGGGGAGCCCCCCCCCGTTCTCCCCTTGGGGGCTTACGACGCCGTGGTGTTCTTGGGAACCCTGGAAGACATCGACCACCCCGGGGCCCTCTTGCGTCAAACGGCAACGTCCTTGGCTCCAGAGGGACGGGTGTTCCTCCAATGCCCGGACGCCGGGCGCATTGATTTAAGCCGGGTGAACGCGCACCGCCACGACCTTCACCAACCCTATCACCTCCACGTGTTTTCAAAAATCATCCTTTTTCGTTTGGCCCGCGAGGCCGGTTTGGAACTCGTGGACCTTCAATGGCGGCATTTCTGGGACACGCTTTTCCCGTTTGTGAACATCCGGACCGTCCATTCTCTCAGCCGAATGACCGATCGATCCTTGGACAGCACCATCGTTCTGTCGGAAATTAAATTCCGCCGCTGGTGGCATTGGCCGGCGCTTCTGTTCAACGGTTTCTTCGGAGGGCTGTTTCGGAAAAACGTGTGGATGTGGGCGGTGTTCGAGCGGCCCAAACCGCCCTAA
- the mtnP gene encoding S-methyl-5'-thioadenosine phosphorylase — protein sequence MSRERVGVAVIGGSGLYDLPGVERLRCARPRTPFGFPSDEIVLGTLAGVRCAFLPRHGRGHRLLPSEIPSRANIYALKSLGVERIVGVGAVGSLREDVAPGDFLVPDQVVDRTHLRPVTFFGGGIVAHVALDRPLCPSLAEKIAAAARKTGAVTHTGGTYVCMEGPGFSTKAESKFHKSQGFSVVGMTLAPEYKLAREARMCYASVSLVTDYDVWKEGEEVSAGKVVATLSANVERVRTLLPWLLPQLTGPRECGCGHALRDAVFTAPAARSAAARRRLAILLK from the coding sequence ATGAGCCGCGAACGCGTCGGCGTCGCGGTCATCGGCGGCAGCGGTCTCTACGACCTCCCGGGCGTCGAGCGTCTGCGTTGCGCGCGGCCCCGCACGCCTTTCGGTTTTCCCTCCGATGAGATTGTCCTCGGCACCCTGGCGGGGGTGCGGTGCGCCTTTTTGCCCCGGCACGGCCGGGGCCACCGCCTGCTGCCGTCCGAGATCCCGTCGCGGGCGAACATTTACGCTTTGAAATCCCTGGGCGTCGAGCGGATCGTCGGCGTCGGGGCCGTCGGCAGTTTGCGGGAGGACGTGGCCCCCGGGGATTTCCTTGTGCCCGACCAAGTGGTGGACCGCACCCACCTTCGCCCCGTCACCTTTTTCGGCGGGGGCATCGTGGCCCACGTGGCGCTCGACCGACCGCTCTGTCCGTCCCTGGCCGAAAAGATCGCCGCGGCGGCGCGTAAAACCGGGGCCGTCACGCACACGGGCGGCACCTACGTGTGCATGGAAGGGCCGGGGTTTTCCACAAAAGCCGAGTCGAAATTCCACAAGTCCCAGGGGTTTTCCGTCGTCGGCATGACCCTCGCGCCGGAGTACAAACTCGCGCGGGAAGCGCGGATGTGTTACGCCAGCGTGTCCCTCGTCACCGATTACGACGTCTGGAAAGAGGGCGAGGAGGTGTCCGCCGGGAAGGTGGTGGCGACGTTGAGCGCCAACGTCGAGCGCGTGCGGACCCTGTTGCCCTGGCTTTTGCCCCAATTGACGGGGCCGCGCGAATGCGGCTGCGGCCACGCCTTGCGGGACGCGGTCTTCACGGCCCCCGCGGCCCGTTCCGCCGCCGCCCGGCGTCGGTTGGCGATATTGCTCAAGTGA
- a CDS encoding NUDIX hydrolase has product MNRWVERPLRRRRVHRGRAVDFWVDTVRLPGGGEATREYLGHPGAVAVIAVENPRDRDPEVLFVRQYRYPVKEVTLELPAGKIDPGESPRSCVNRELEEETGFWARRVRRLLSYWPTPAFANEVIHIYEAAGLTPGTFSPDADENIRPVRLRLSRALALIDRGRIQDSKTLVGLLAYARARR; this is encoded by the coding sequence ATGAACCGCTGGGTCGAGCGCCCCCTGCGTCGCCGTCGCGTCCACAGGGGGCGCGCCGTTGATTTTTGGGTGGACACCGTCCGCCTGCCGGGGGGCGGCGAAGCCACCCGCGAGTACCTCGGCCACCCCGGGGCCGTGGCCGTCATCGCCGTGGAAAACCCCCGCGACCGCGACCCGGAGGTGTTGTTCGTCCGCCAATACCGGTACCCCGTCAAGGAAGTGACGCTGGAATTGCCCGCCGGGAAAATCGATCCCGGGGAATCCCCCCGTTCCTGCGTAAACCGGGAGTTGGAAGAGGAAACCGGGTTTTGGGCCCGTCGCGTGCGCCGTCTTTTATCTTATTGGCCGACCCCGGCCTTCGCCAACGAAGTGATCCATATTTACGAGGCCGCCGGTTTAACCCCCGGGACGTTCTCCCCCGACGCGGACGAAAACATCCGCCCGGTGCGCCTGCGGCTGAGCCGCGCCCTGGCGTTGATCGACCGGGGCCGCATCCAAGATTCCAAAACCCTCGTGGGCCTTTTGGCCTACGCCCGCGCCCGGCGGTAA
- a CDS encoding class I SAM-dependent methyltransferase: MDLSAYYEGYPIRRQGLDYLLRVFFRGLAKRLAHAGFTRGERLLDYGCNTGLFVDYLRGRGFNAAVGYDPYVDAFKRPELLKEKYDVVFSSDVLEHDDDPRGHFARLVGLLSPGGLLAVQTPNAEGIDLSRPEEHLHQIHVPYHRHILSLNSLVALGGDHGLYPIRVYNRWYMDSFWPGCSRRFLESWLKTQGNLIDAAYEPPRYGLFFKHPVLLWLFFFGGFPSSPKTDHVMVLFRKNPGTAIPN, from the coding sequence GTGGATCTGTCGGCATACTACGAGGGATACCCCATTCGCCGGCAAGGCCTGGATTACTTGTTGCGCGTGTTTTTTCGTGGGTTGGCGAAGCGACTCGCCCACGCCGGTTTCACCCGGGGGGAGCGGTTGTTGGATTACGGGTGCAACACCGGTTTGTTCGTCGATTATTTGCGTGGCCGCGGCTTCAACGCCGCCGTTGGGTACGATCCTTACGTCGACGCCTTTAAAAGGCCGGAGTTGTTGAAGGAAAAATACGATGTTGTTTTCAGTTCCGATGTCCTGGAGCACGATGACGATCCCCGCGGGCATTTTGCGCGACTGGTGGGTTTGTTGTCCCCCGGCGGCCTGCTGGCCGTTCAAACCCCCAACGCCGAAGGCATCGATCTTTCCCGGCCTGAGGAACATCTTCATCAAATTCACGTGCCCTACCACCGCCACATCCTCAGCCTCAATTCCTTGGTTGCGCTGGGGGGGGACCACGGTCTTTACCCCATTCGGGTTTACAACCGATGGTACATGGATTCCTTTTGGCCGGGCTGTTCGCGGCGGTTTCTTGAGAGTTGGCTGAAAACGCAGGGCAATTTGATTGACGCGGCCTATGAACCCCCCCGGTACGGCCTCTTTTTCAAACACCCCGTTTTGTTATGGCTTTTTTTCTTCGGGGGTTTTCCCTCCTCGCCCAAAACCGACCACGTCATGGTGCTCTTCCGAAAAAACCCGGGGACCGCGATTCCGAATTAG
- a CDS encoding FAD-dependent oxidoreductase, whose amino-acid sequence MTYDAIVIGGGITGAGVARDFALRGWKALLLERGRFGRATTAGSSHLIHGGLRYLLYDRLTTHETCWDSGHIVRIARPLLTRLPILWPVYGDHRRGLETVETLLESYDRFQPLKGGRPHLRLNPAETLRLVPGLKPVDLRGGLLFDEYWVEAADLVAANVADARRAGADAFEDTGVEAITRENGRVTGVRVIGGKIIQAPVLVNAAGPWAARVAALAGAAVDLRLQKGTHLVYRGSVPALAGPRPVGLLLEAADRERYVFVLPGPDRTLVGPTDLAGGDDPDALAPTPEESAYLLDSCRRYFPIFPDRWDALTVAARPIVGQRGSEKRLSRGFQVIDHADRGAEGFFSVVGGKMSDFRLMAEATAAVVHRRIGRGEFRSVSAGRDLAGQPLGEWEGGAAPSARLKRILDRHPRVREAHALAHLAAAFVRHAALRRFRPVSTATLEDVLRHYQ is encoded by the coding sequence GTGACCTACGACGCGATCGTCATCGGCGGCGGGATCACGGGCGCGGGCGTGGCCCGGGATTTCGCCCTGCGGGGATGGAAGGCCCTTCTCCTCGAACGGGGCCGCTTCGGCCGGGCGACCACGGCGGGATCAAGCCATTTGATCCACGGCGGCCTTCGCTATCTCCTCTACGACCGTCTCACGACGCACGAAACCTGTTGGGATTCGGGTCACATCGTGCGCATCGCCCGCCCCCTGTTGACCCGCTTGCCGATCCTGTGGCCCGTCTACGGCGACCACCGCCGGGGGTTGGAAACCGTCGAAACCCTGCTGGAGTCCTACGACCGTTTCCAACCGTTGAAGGGAGGGCGTCCCCATTTGCGGTTGAACCCCGCCGAAACCCTGCGCCTCGTGCCCGGTCTGAAACCCGTGGACCTGCGGGGGGGGCTTCTTTTTGACGAGTATTGGGTGGAAGCCGCCGATCTGGTGGCCGCGAACGTCGCCGACGCGCGCCGGGCGGGGGCGGACGCTTTCGAGGACACGGGGGTCGAGGCGATCACGCGGGAAAACGGGCGCGTGACCGGGGTCCGGGTCATCGGCGGAAAAATTATTCAAGCCCCGGTCCTGGTCAACGCGGCCGGCCCCTGGGCGGCGCGGGTGGCGGCCTTGGCGGGGGCGGCGGTGGATCTTCGCCTGCAAAAAGGGACGCATTTGGTGTACCGCGGTTCAGTGCCCGCTTTGGCGGGCCCTCGCCCCGTGGGCCTTCTGCTCGAAGCCGCCGACCGGGAACGGTATGTGTTCGTCCTGCCCGGGCCGGACCGGACCCTCGTCGGTCCCACGGATTTGGCGGGGGGCGACGACCCCGACGCGCTCGCGCCGACCCCCGAGGAAAGCGCGTATTTGCTCGACTCCTGCCGGCGCTATTTCCCGATTTTTCCCGACCGGTGGGACGCCCTCACCGTGGCGGCGCGGCCGATTGTGGGGCAACGCGGATCGGAAAAACGGCTGTCCCGCGGGTTCCAAGTGATCGACCACGCCGACCGGGGGGCCGAAGGATTCTTCTCGGTGGTCGGGGGGAAAATGTCGGATTTCCGCTTGATGGCGGAGGCGACGGCGGCGGTTGTTCACCGCCGCATCGGGCGCGGCGAATTTCGCTCCGTCAGCGCGGGGCGCGATTTGGCGGGCCAGCCCCTGGGGGAATGGGAGGGGGGGGCCGCGCCTTCGGCGCGCCTGAAACGAATTTTGGATCGACACCCCCGCGTTCGGGAAGCCCACGCCCTGGCGCACCTCGCGGCGGCTTTCGTTCGGCACGCGGCGCTTCGCCGTTTCCGCCCGGTCTCAACGGCCACCCTGGAGGATGTTTTACGGCATTATCAATGA
- a CDS encoding TIGR00730 family Rossman fold protein, with the protein MKQEPTNSQPFANETRYPNDARTESFDAWDPEITRQIDALVERAKSNEASEIEISDLVREIIVTALKTQHSQLARGDVKILSRAVRELRYGFRVFQPYRNRRKVTIFGSARTKPSEMDYKQARAFARKISQKGYMVITGAGPGIMQAGNQGAGPENSFGINIRLPYEQGTNEFVARDERFIDCRFFFTRKLMFIKETSAVVLFPGGFGTYDEGMEVLTLVQTGKADPMPIVFVDTPGGTYWSDWVKYLKKHLLGKKKISEEDLNLFCVTDSVNKAVEEVTHFYSNYHSLRYVKDRMVIRLQRAPDAARLAKLNSTFKDIVRPGAAFAISGPLPEEREWSELPRMVFPFNRFNFGRLRLLINALNEF; encoded by the coding sequence ATGAAACAGGAACCCACGAATTCCCAGCCCTTTGCCAACGAGACGCGTTATCCGAACGACGCCCGCACGGAGTCCTTCGACGCCTGGGACCCGGAAATCACACGCCAAATCGACGCGCTCGTCGAACGCGCGAAGTCCAACGAAGCGTCCGAAATAGAAATCAGCGATTTGGTCCGGGAAATCATCGTCACCGCGCTCAAAACCCAGCACTCCCAACTGGCCCGGGGGGATGTAAAGATTTTAAGCCGCGCGGTGCGGGAACTGCGCTACGGGTTTCGCGTCTTTCAACCCTACCGGAACCGACGCAAGGTCACGATCTTCGGTTCGGCCCGGACGAAACCCTCCGAAATGGATTACAAACAGGCGCGCGCCTTCGCCCGGAAAATCAGCCAGAAAGGCTACATGGTCATCACCGGGGCGGGGCCGGGCATCATGCAGGCGGGCAACCAGGGCGCCGGGCCGGAAAACAGTTTCGGCATCAACATTCGATTGCCCTACGAACAGGGGACGAACGAATTCGTCGCCCGCGACGAGCGGTTCATCGACTGCCGGTTCTTTTTCACGCGCAAGTTGATGTTCATCAAGGAGACGAGCGCCGTCGTGTTGTTCCCCGGCGGGTTCGGCACCTACGACGAAGGCATGGAGGTCCTGACGTTGGTCCAGACCGGCAAGGCCGATCCCATGCCGATCGTCTTCGTCGACACCCCCGGCGGAACGTATTGGTCGGATTGGGTCAAATACCTGAAAAAACACCTGCTCGGGAAGAAAAAGATTTCCGAGGAAGACTTGAATTTGTTCTGCGTGACGGATTCCGTGAACAAAGCGGTGGAGGAAGTGACCCACTTTTACAGCAATTACCATTCCTTGCGGTATGTGAAAGACCGCATGGTGATCCGTCTCCAGCGGGCGCCCGACGCGGCGCGTCTCGCCAAACTGAACAGTACGTTCAAGGACATCGTCCGTCCCGGGGCCGCCTTCGCGATTTCGGGGCCCCTTCCGGAAGAGCGCGAGTGGAGCGAACTGCCTCGGATGGTGTTCCCTTTCAACCGGTTCAATTTCGGCCGTTTGCGCCTCCTCATCAACGCCCTGAACGAGTTTTGA
- a CDS encoding TrpB-like pyridoxal phosphate-dependent enzyme — protein sequence MTNTVKYLLDESRLPKFWYNLAADLPTPPPPVLHPGTHQPVGPADLAPLFPMALIQQEVSTEREIEIPEPVRAIYRQWRPSPLFRARRLEKALGTPARLYYKYEGVSPAGSHKPNTAVAQAFYNKEAGTKRITTETGAGQWGSSMAFAGALFGLDVQVFMVRVSFNQKPYRRALMETYGARCVASPSNETAAGRAILAKDPKHPGSLGIAISEAVEIAAQRDDTHYALGSVLNHVLLHQTVVGVEAIAQMEMANDYPDVVVGCTGGGSNFGGIAFPFIGAQLRGGKKIRVVAVEPAACPSLTRGPYAYDYGDTARLTPLTKMHTLGAAFTPPGFHAGGLRYHGMAPLVSHCKELGLIEAVAYHQNTCFAAGIQFARAEGILPAPEANHAVKGAIDEALRCKAEGQSRAILFNLCGHGHFDMQAYMDYNAGLLQDENVNESELALALAGLPAVAARP from the coding sequence ATGACCAACACCGTCAAATACCTTTTGGACGAAAGCCGATTGCCGAAGTTTTGGTACAACCTCGCGGCCGACCTGCCGACTCCGCCGCCGCCGGTTCTCCACCCGGGCACGCACCAACCGGTCGGTCCGGCCGATTTGGCCCCGCTTTTTCCGATGGCGCTGATCCAGCAGGAGGTCTCCACCGAGCGCGAGATCGAAATTCCGGAGCCCGTGCGGGCCATCTACCGTCAATGGCGACCGAGCCCCCTCTTTCGGGCGCGACGCCTGGAGAAGGCCCTCGGGACCCCCGCGCGCCTTTACTACAAATACGAAGGCGTGAGCCCGGCGGGCAGTCACAAGCCCAACACCGCGGTCGCCCAGGCCTTTTACAACAAGGAGGCGGGCACAAAACGAATCACCACGGAAACCGGGGCCGGCCAATGGGGTTCCTCCATGGCCTTCGCGGGGGCCCTCTTCGGTTTGGATGTCCAGGTTTTCATGGTCCGCGTGTCGTTCAACCAGAAACCCTACCGCCGGGCTTTGATGGAAACCTACGGCGCCCGGTGCGTGGCGTCCCCGTCCAACGAAACCGCGGCGGGGCGGGCGATCCTCGCCAAGGACCCCAAACACCCCGGCAGCCTGGGCATCGCCATTTCCGAAGCGGTGGAAATCGCCGCCCAGCGGGACGACACCCATTACGCCCTCGGTTCGGTGTTAAACCACGTGCTCCTGCACCAAACCGTGGTCGGCGTGGAAGCCATCGCGCAAATGGAGATGGCCAACGATTACCCGGACGTGGTGGTGGGGTGCACCGGCGGCGGATCCAATTTCGGCGGCATCGCCTTCCCGTTCATCGGCGCCCAATTGCGCGGCGGAAAAAAAATTCGGGTCGTGGCGGTGGAGCCCGCGGCCTGCCCCAGCCTGACGCGCGGTCCCTACGCCTACGATTACGGCGACACGGCGCGGCTGACGCCCTTGACGAAAATGCACACGCTCGGCGCGGCCTTCACCCCGCCGGGTTTTCACGCCGGCGGTTTGCGCTACCACGGCATGGCCCCCTTGGTGTCCCACTGCAAAGAACTGGGGTTGATCGAGGCCGTCGCGTACCATCAGAACACCTGTTTTGCGGCGGGAATCCAGTTCGCCCGGGCGGAGGGCATTTTGCCCGCGCCGGAGGCCAACCACGCCGTCAAAGGCGCCATCGACGAGGCCCTCCGGTGCAAGGCCGAAGGTCAGAGCCGCGCCATCCTGTTCAACCTCTGCGGCCACGGCCATTTCGACATGCAAGCGTACATGGATTACAACGCGGGACTTCTCCAGGACGAAAACGTGAACGAATCGGAGTTGGCCCTGGCCCTGGCCGGGTTGCCGGCCGTGGCGGCCCGTCCATGA